In Deltaproteobacteria bacterium, the following proteins share a genomic window:
- a CDS encoding extracellular solute-binding protein, with protein sequence MICCRRERRRMGGSVKRSSRAIAILFAIQALLFFAPHGGAAEKAAWQLDWEKTVRAAKQEGEIQIYAAIGPYDPGIFSEFQKDFPEIKPTVIHGNSNRISPRLMAERRAGKYLADVYLGGPNSLYSFYRNKLFDPLSGVLVLPEVLDTSLWWEGKHLYVDPERNFVFINEGSVAGFAITYNTQLVKSGEFKSNWDVLQPKWKGKIVSLDARDPGFGGSELRFLYYHPELGPEFVRRLFGEMDLTLSREHKQAMDWLGLGKYALCVFCRDGFATDAKAQGLPVDYIPPASLKEMPRLRGSSSAIALINRAPHPNAAKVFINWYLSKRGQMVYQEAHGDRDSLRIDIAKDKVPTMLRRVAGRKYFFVDNPEYIDLKPAVKIIDDVLGAKGRAQ encoded by the coding sequence ATGATCTGTTGCCGTCGTGAGCGACGCCGAATGGGAGGGTCCGTGAAACGATCGTCACGCGCAATCGCTATCCTGTTTGCCATTCAAGCCTTGTTATTTTTTGCTCCGCACGGCGGCGCAGCCGAGAAAGCGGCTTGGCAGCTCGATTGGGAGAAAACCGTGCGCGCGGCCAAGCAGGAAGGCGAAATTCAAATCTACGCGGCGATCGGACCGTACGATCCTGGCATCTTCTCGGAGTTTCAGAAGGACTTCCCTGAGATCAAGCCAACTGTCATTCACGGCAACAGCAACCGTATCTCGCCGCGGCTGATGGCCGAACGGCGCGCCGGCAAATATCTCGCCGACGTCTATCTCGGCGGCCCAAATTCACTCTATAGCTTTTACCGCAACAAACTGTTCGATCCATTGTCAGGAGTGCTCGTCTTGCCGGAAGTGCTCGACACCTCGCTCTGGTGGGAAGGCAAGCACCTCTACGTCGACCCCGAGCGCAACTTTGTTTTTATCAACGAAGGCAGCGTCGCCGGTTTTGCCATCACCTACAACACCCAGCTCGTCAAGTCGGGCGAGTTCAAGTCCAACTGGGACGTCTTGCAGCCCAAGTGGAAAGGCAAGATCGTCAGCCTCGACGCCCGCGACCCAGGCTTTGGCGGCAGCGAGCTGCGCTTTCTTTATTATCATCCGGAACTCGGTCCAGAATTCGTCCGCCGCCTCTTCGGTGAGATGGACCTGACGCTCAGCCGCGAGCACAAACAGGCGATGGACTGGCTCGGCCTGGGCAAATATGCACTCTGCGTGTTTTGCCGTGACGGTTTCGCGACCGACGCGAAAGCGCAGGGATTACCGGTAGACTACATTCCACCGGCCAGCCTGAAAGAGATGCCGCGCCTGAGAGGTAGTTCCAGCGCCATCGCGCTGATCAACCGCGCGCCGCACCCCAACGCTGCCAAAGTATTCATTAACTGGTATCTTTCAAAGCGCGGCCAGATGGTGTACCAAGAGGCCCATGGCGACCGCGATTCATTGCGCATCGACATCGCCAAGGACAAAGTGCCGACAATGCTGCGCCGCGTCGCCGGGCGCAAATACTTTTTCGTCGATAACCCGGAATATATCGACTTAAAACCGGCGGTGAAAATTATCGACGACGTGCTCGGTGCCAAGGGGCGAGCGCAGTGA
- a CDS encoding pentapeptide repeat-containing protein yields the protein MGAQLQEVVLEGAELNDADFTGADLSKANLAQTRCTGCCFHAANRSGVRAEKTLFEKGVFIGTDLTGAVFSDSVMTHCDFTNARYDTTQFATTGMARSKGLAAIVRFDRNMLEPVVQLGSSTRVYSVAC from the coding sequence ATGGGCGCGCAGCTACAGGAAGTCGTGTTGGAAGGCGCCGAGCTAAATGACGCCGATTTTACCGGTGCCGATCTTAGCAAAGCCAATCTGGCGCAAACTCGCTGCACCGGTTGCTGCTTTCACGCCGCCAACCGCAGCGGTGTTCGCGCAGAAAAAACCCTGTTCGAAAAAGGCGTCTTCATCGGCACCGATCTCACCGGCGCGGTTTTCAGCGACAGCGTGATGACCCACTGCGATTTCACTAACGCAAGATATGACACCACTCAGTTTGCCACGACGGGCATGGCGCGCTCCAAGGGCCTCGCCGCCATTGTCAGGTTCGATCGCAACATGCTTGAACCGGTGGTGCAGCTCGGTTCATCTACTCGAGTCTATTCCGTTGCTTGTTAG
- a CDS encoding ABC transporter substrate-binding protein, translating to MTIRALALFLVLGFFAAHAQGAAAPNSLLITFGSLSERETAMFVAKDYGLFAKHGLDVRAVHVRNGAVALSALASGEAQFYMGAATGSTLGAISNGMDAVFVTSLIHTLEGTFVVQPQIKTAAEIKGKNIGVTSLGGGVWMRSMLAFEHWGLEPQRDKINFRVVGDESLLAQAMPAKVIDGAYFNYTFASVLERQGFTVLADLAKLKIPYQNTALLGLRKYVNTNTDTTERLLRAMSEAVTFVLDQKNKERVLQSMVRGLKLPRLDDALGGYERLANMYQRRIYPNVDGVRSTIRFLGPTHEKIRALKAEDLVDDKFVKKLEQEGRF from the coding sequence ATGACGATCAGAGCGCTCGCGCTGTTCCTGGTGCTGGGATTCTTTGCCGCGCACGCCCAGGGTGCCGCAGCGCCGAACTCGTTGCTCATCACCTTCGGCAGCCTGAGCGAGCGCGAGACGGCGATGTTCGTCGCCAAAGACTACGGGCTCTTCGCCAAGCACGGTCTCGACGTGCGCGCTGTGCATGTGCGCAATGGAGCGGTGGCGTTGTCGGCGCTGGCGAGCGGCGAGGCGCAGTTCTATATGGGCGCGGCGACCGGGTCGACGCTTGGCGCAATAAGCAATGGCATGGACGCGGTGTTTGTCACCAGTCTGATTCACACCCTGGAAGGCACATTTGTCGTGCAGCCGCAGATCAAAACCGCGGCGGAAATTAAAGGCAAAAACATCGGCGTGACAAGCTTGGGCGGCGGTGTCTGGATGCGCTCCATGCTCGCGTTCGAGCACTGGGGGCTGGAGCCGCAGCGCGATAAGATCAATTTTCGCGTCGTCGGCGATGAATCGCTTTTGGCGCAGGCAATGCCAGCGAAGGTGATCGACGGCGCCTATTTCAACTATACTTTTGCGTCGGTCCTGGAGCGCCAGGGTTTCACGGTGCTTGCCGATCTGGCCAAGTTGAAGATTCCTTACCAGAACACGGCGCTGCTCGGACTGCGCAAGTACGTCAACACCAATACCGATACGACCGAGCGCTTATTGCGGGCCATGTCGGAGGCGGTGACGTTTGTGCTCGATCAAAAGAACAAAGAGCGCGTGCTGCAGAGCATGGTCAGAGGACTCAAGCTGCCAAGGCTCGATGACGCCCTGGGCGGCTACGAACGCCTGGCGAACATGTACCAGCGAAGAATCTATCCCAATGTCGACGGCGTGCGCTCGACGATCCGCTTTCTCGGACCGACCCATGAAAAAATTCGCGCCCTGAAAGCCGAAGATTTAGTCGACGACAAGTTTGTTAAGAAGCTCGAACAAGAAGGACGATTTTAG